One Flavobacterium cerinum genomic window, ATAATATTATCGAAATAACCTAAATCGGAATTTACATTTAATGCGAAGCCATGCATGGTCACCCAACGTGAAGCCCGCACTCCCATCGCACATATTTTTCGGGCAAACGGCGTTCCTACTCCAAGCCAAACTCCTGTTTCCCCTTCACTCCTTTCACATTGCAATCCGTATTCAGCCAATGTCAAAATAATCGCTTCCTCTAAAAGACGAAGATATTTATGTATATCCGTAAAAAAATTTTCCAGATCCAGAATCGGATAACCTACCACCTGACCGGGCCCATGATACGTAATATCTCCTCCGCGGTTGATTTTATAAAAAGACGCCCCTTTATCTTCGAGTTGTTTTTCATTTAACAACAAATTCGAAAAGTCACCGCTTTTACCTAATGTATATACATGAGGATGCTCAACAAACAAGAAGTAATTCGGCGTAGCCTCTTCTTTTTCTTCTCTTCGATTACTAATCTTAATATCCAGTACCTCTTTAAATAAAGATTCCTGATAATCCCAAACCTCTTTATAATCTCTTAAGCCAAGGTCCCGGAATATAACTTGCTTATTCATCTGCATTACTTACTTATTTATTTTCCAGAACGGCTTCAAAATTCATCACTTCCGGTTTTTCTATAAAATCGGCAAACGGATACTGAATCGTAACTGTTTTTCTATCTTCACTAAAAAGAGCATCCTTTACTGAAACCGATTTTACTTTTTTCGGAAAATGATATTTTACGGTATAGGTAAATGTTTCCAGCATCGGTTTGATTGTTGCCAAACTATCCGACAACTGTTTTTGTACCACCGCATCTTTTATCGTTACTTTTCGGGTGAATTTTTTTCCGTCGAATGCATATTTCAAATCGGTATTTAAATCTCCCAATTTTGAAAGTCGGCCCCCGTCTTTGGACTGCAAATCGTCCATCGATTTCATTAGCGACATCGCATCCATTAAATCAGACGGCTTTTTAAAATCTCCCATAAGGGAAAGCACGAATTTTTTCGACTTTTCATCTACATTTGTACGCACCGAAAATCCTTCCATCTTTTTTAACCGCTCTTGTTCGGCCAACGGTAGTTTTGCAATACTGTCTTTTTTTTGAGCTAACAAGGCTTTAAACGTAAAAGTAGTATCAACACTCTGCTCTCCTCCTTCT contains:
- the lipB gene encoding lipoyl(octanoyl) transferase LipB, giving the protein MNKQVIFRDLGLRDYKEVWDYQESLFKEVLDIKISNRREEKEEATPNYFLFVEHPHVYTLGKSGDFSNLLLNEKQLEDKGASFYKINRGGDITYHGPGQVVGYPILDLENFFTDIHKYLRLLEEAIILTLAEYGLQCERSEGETGVWLGVGTPFARKICAMGVRASRWVTMHGFALNVNSDLGYFDNIIPCGIKDKAVTSLHVELGVEKVDEEEVKAKILKHFSVLFEAEIVR